A stretch of Streptomyces vietnamensis DNA encodes these proteins:
- a CDS encoding FAD-dependent monooxygenase, translated as MTDLKVHEDRAEYTLRHGDGTVESAAAPWIVGCEGTASVVRDRLGIPFEGRRRTGLQVVQGNARPTWTLGERPGRGHIFLAPHRSLLVFPLPGGGFRFFCFRDDPDPALTAAPTVDELRDLVADTTRIPGLRLETTEPLWLNRARFGDRVAARLRRGRVLLAGDAAHTLSPSGGLGLATGVGDAADLGWKLAAELAGWAGPGLLDAYESERRPVAVACLEESHRNLRRTVDRRLSGALCDATPEGERERAALGREIAASDPGREFTVPDAHFAYRYTSPVIADEKTERTGGEDSGPGGEPWWNRTALPGARAPHVPLGPGRSTLDLFGPGFVLLCLGPGPYAAPAPGPGAPDGLVRAFAERRVPLGVVRCRDEEVARRYERPFVLVRPDGHVAWRGTAPPADPGRLADLVRGAGA; from the coding sequence GTGACCGACCTCAAGGTCCACGAGGACCGGGCCGAGTACACCCTGCGCCACGGGGACGGCACGGTCGAGTCCGCCGCCGCTCCGTGGATCGTCGGCTGCGAGGGCACCGCCAGTGTGGTCAGGGACCGGCTCGGCATCCCCTTCGAGGGCCGCCGCCGCACCGGCCTCCAGGTCGTCCAGGGCAACGCCCGCCCCACCTGGACGCTCGGCGAACGGCCGGGCCGCGGGCACATCTTCCTGGCCCCGCACCGCTCGCTGCTCGTCTTCCCGCTGCCCGGCGGCGGCTTCCGCTTCTTCTGCTTCCGCGACGATCCCGACCCCGCGCTGACCGCCGCCCCCACCGTGGACGAACTCCGCGACCTCGTCGCGGACACCACCCGGATCCCGGGTCTCCGGCTCGAGACGACGGAGCCGCTCTGGCTGAACCGGGCCCGGTTCGGCGACCGGGTCGCCGCCCGGCTCCGCCGCGGGCGGGTGCTGCTCGCCGGGGACGCGGCGCACACGCTGTCGCCCTCGGGCGGGCTCGGGCTCGCCACGGGGGTGGGCGACGCGGCGGACCTGGGGTGGAAGCTGGCGGCGGAGCTGGCCGGATGGGCCGGTCCCGGGCTCCTCGACGCGTACGAGAGCGAACGGCGCCCGGTGGCCGTCGCCTGCCTGGAGGAGAGCCACCGCAACCTGCGGCGGACCGTCGACCGGCGCCTCTCCGGCGCCCTGTGCGACGCGACGCCCGAGGGGGAACGAGAGCGCGCCGCGCTCGGCCGGGAGATCGCCGCGTCCGATCCGGGGCGCGAATTCACCGTGCCCGACGCCCACTTCGCGTACCGGTACACCTCGCCGGTGATCGCGGACGAGAAGACGGAGAGAACCGGCGGAGAGGATTCCGGTCCTGGCGGGGAGCCGTGGTGGAACCGTACGGCCCTGCCGGGGGCGCGGGCGCCGCACGTCCCGCTGGGCCCCGGCCGGTCGACGCTCGACCTGTTCGGCCCGGGGTTCGTCCTGCTGTGCCTCGGCCCGGGCCCGTACGCGGCCCCCGCTCCCGGCCCGGGCGCCCCGGACGGCCTGGTGCGCGCCTTCGCCGAGCGCCGGGTCCCGCTCGGCGTGGTGCGCTGCCGCGACGAGGAGGTGGCCCGGCGGTACGAGCGGCCGTTCGTCCTCGTACGCCCCGACGGTCACGTGGCCTGGCGCGGAACGGCTCCGCCGGCCGACCCCGGGCGGCTCGCGGACCTGGTGCGCGGGGCGGGGGCATGA